Proteins encoded within one genomic window of Brachybacterium sp. P6-10-X1:
- a CDS encoding PKD domain-containing protein, producing MDTYVGARTLRLTVVGTVIALIVTLGSVFADPSAHAELAPPAGVDPGAQAPAEAAVPIVSDASATAPTSSLTAVEDDPATVTADALPTVQINGIVWDQEIVGDVVYAAGSFSSARPAGSPAGTNEPPRSNLLAYSLSTGELIQSFAPSINAQVRSVEASPDGTRLYIVGDFTAVDGQARSRVAGFDIPAGSLAAFNPNANSVAIGVDATNSTVYITGNFGRVNGQDRTGAAAISRDGTLLPWAPVLGERRGRVVLVSPDETKVVLGGDFPTLNGSDDPGYGLGMVSATDGSLIGPFQVNDVIRNAGNDAAILSLKSNSDSFYGTGYVFGSGGNLEGSFRASWETGNLTWVNDCHGDQYDVQPMGEIVYAAGHPHYCGSLVDGFPQSDPWTFYRAIAVTKDVERITPPGLNLGYYDFGGNPAPRLRHWFPTFNAANVSGAYQGPWTVNGNSEYLVYGGEFTEVNRTPQQGLVRFALKEKSTNEQGPRMWNTDWPTDAQSLNGAIRISWPTNYDRDSEYLTYDVLRDGEVIKTFEDVRSKSSDWGLPPMAYVDSAVESEVAYTYRIRATDEEGHSLLSQRATATATGTSTASAYRDVILNDQPLNYWPLDDSDPGISYDWAGASDLTVYNGVTRGADGAISGENRGAASFNGGNQGYASTTTSIAGPNTFGLEAWFKTTSIAGGKIIGFGNRSSGNSTSYDRHVYMEPGGRIAFGVYPGSSQTVETSTPYNDGEWHHVAAGLSDEGMVLYIDGVRAAQRADVTTAQGYNGYWRVGGDSSWSGSDRFAGDIDEVAVYAEPLSRSQVAAHVAASGRTVESADPPGDAYGASVFDLNPALYWRFGEASGDTAADSSGYGQDGSYIGDVSHGATGALDGVADTAAQFDGGQVISQNSYSNPRSYSLEAWFKTSTSTGGKIIGFGSSATGTSSNYDRHVYMTDTGQLVYGVWPGAERKIETSSSYNDDRWHHVVATQGAGGMVLYVDGEVVGSDPEPGAQEYTGYWHVGGDHTWGPGDDEFDGVIDEVAVYLVPIPAEDISAHYALGSTGLPPNISPTARFAASTAQLTVSVDGAASSDEDGEISEYRWDWGDGSPASDGIDATHTYTDGGSYMVTLTVTDDRGATSTMSEVVQVAPNQAPVASFTTSVDGLIAEFDASSSIDSDGVIEVFAWDWGDGTSEVGVETTGHTYAEDGTYTVTLTVTDDSGETATSSAPVMVAAPTGASTYARDDFNRVEATGFGSAEEGGGWTLTNSSSNYLVDGDFGVILQPAQGSLRNAYLPSVSSTDTAVEVDISFPELPEGGSAYSTVATRRAGSDEYRARAIVSPAGDVTVQLQATGTVLSNVPNVAKVEAGDQLRMRAEATGTSPTELRVKVWKVGTAEPAEWTATAVNSIAALQTGGYVGLGVYLSGSATNFPLRTQFDNFWAGSTESEAEPLENQDPVAVFSAEASGLEVAVDASGSGDPDGAIASYAWDFGDGATGAGSSAVHEYADAGSYEVTLTVTDDDGAVGSSTESVEVSEPAGPENQDPVAVFSAEASGLEVAVDASGSGDPDGAIASYAWDFGDGATGAGSSAVHEYADAGSYEVTLTVTDDLGATATTTDEVTVSIDAEAGQVVQDDFQRADGLLGTAPLGGTWTQTSGSSNVGIEDGRAKFSSQNASQLRSAALTEATTDNTDLTFSFAVSDEITNGRMYVSALGRVVDGNDYRARWVIQDDGNVQAQLSQRNDVMDWENIQGLTVQPNTTYHVRLQVFGVEETTVRSKIWEDGSAEPTDWQLTTTDSTPELQGAGHMGIATYAGGGFSPLPCSIFVDDFAATEVTP from the coding sequence ATGGACACCTACGTTGGTGCGAGGACTCTGCGGTTGACTGTCGTCGGGACGGTCATCGCACTCATTGTCACTCTGGGGTCGGTCTTTGCGGATCCGTCCGCACATGCTGAACTCGCGCCGCCGGCGGGTGTGGATCCGGGTGCGCAGGCGCCAGCGGAAGCTGCCGTTCCAATCGTTTCCGACGCGAGCGCCACGGCGCCTACGAGCTCCTTGACTGCGGTCGAGGACGATCCGGCGACGGTGACCGCCGATGCTCTCCCGACGGTGCAGATCAACGGGATCGTGTGGGATCAGGAGATAGTCGGTGACGTCGTCTACGCCGCGGGATCCTTCTCTTCAGCACGCCCGGCCGGATCGCCGGCGGGCACCAATGAACCCCCCCGATCGAACCTGCTGGCCTACAGTCTCTCGACTGGTGAACTGATCCAGTCCTTCGCCCCCTCGATCAACGCGCAGGTCCGTTCGGTCGAGGCGTCCCCGGATGGCACTCGTCTCTACATCGTCGGAGACTTCACGGCGGTTGATGGACAGGCCCGCTCGCGCGTTGCGGGCTTCGACATCCCCGCAGGATCGCTCGCAGCGTTCAACCCCAACGCCAACAGCGTCGCCATAGGAGTCGACGCGACGAACTCGACCGTGTACATCACCGGAAATTTCGGGCGCGTCAACGGACAGGATCGCACTGGGGCTGCGGCCATCTCGCGCGATGGCACTCTTCTGCCCTGGGCCCCGGTGCTCGGCGAACGGCGAGGTCGTGTCGTCCTCGTCTCTCCGGACGAGACGAAAGTCGTGCTGGGTGGCGACTTCCCGACCCTCAACGGCAGCGATGACCCCGGTTACGGACTGGGGATGGTTTCGGCGACCGATGGATCCCTGATTGGGCCGTTCCAAGTGAACGACGTAATCCGCAATGCGGGCAATGACGCTGCGATCCTCTCGCTGAAATCGAATTCGGATTCCTTCTACGGTACCGGTTACGTGTTCGGTTCCGGAGGAAATCTAGAGGGGAGCTTCCGTGCTTCGTGGGAGACCGGAAACCTGACCTGGGTCAATGACTGTCATGGCGATCAATATGATGTTCAGCCGATGGGTGAAATCGTCTATGCAGCCGGACATCCCCACTACTGCGGCAGCCTGGTCGATGGTTTTCCTCAGTCCGATCCCTGGACGTTCTACCGGGCCATCGCTGTGACCAAGGATGTTGAGCGGATCACGCCACCCGGTCTCAATCTTGGCTATTACGACTTCGGTGGAAATCCTGCGCCGCGTCTCCGTCATTGGTTCCCAACTTTCAATGCAGCCAACGTCAGCGGTGCGTATCAGGGGCCATGGACAGTGAATGGAAATTCCGAGTACCTCGTATACGGGGGAGAGTTCACCGAGGTGAACCGAACGCCGCAGCAGGGCCTCGTCCGCTTCGCCCTCAAGGAGAAGTCGACGAATGAGCAAGGGCCGCGGATGTGGAATACGGATTGGCCGACCGATGCGCAATCCCTCAACGGCGCCATTAGGATCTCGTGGCCGACGAATTACGATCGAGACAGCGAGTATTTGACCTACGATGTTCTGCGTGACGGGGAAGTCATTAAGACATTCGAGGACGTCCGCTCCAAGTCGAGTGATTGGGGTCTGCCTCCGATGGCATACGTCGACTCCGCTGTCGAATCTGAGGTGGCCTACACCTACCGTATACGTGCAACGGACGAGGAAGGTCATTCGCTTCTTAGTCAGCGAGCGACGGCGACAGCGACTGGGACTAGTACCGCCAGCGCGTACCGGGACGTGATCTTGAATGACCAGCCTCTCAACTACTGGCCGCTGGACGACTCCGATCCGGGGATCTCCTACGACTGGGCCGGCGCGTCTGATCTCACCGTCTATAACGGCGTGACTCGGGGTGCCGACGGGGCGATCTCGGGTGAGAACCGTGGTGCAGCCAGCTTCAACGGTGGAAACCAGGGTTACGCGTCAACGACGACATCGATCGCAGGTCCGAACACGTTCGGGCTTGAAGCCTGGTTCAAGACCACATCGATTGCGGGCGGCAAGATCATCGGGTTCGGCAACCGTTCGTCCGGCAACTCGACGAGCTACGACCGCCACGTATACATGGAACCTGGCGGTCGGATTGCCTTTGGGGTGTATCCCGGATCTTCCCAGACCGTCGAGACGTCGACGCCGTACAACGATGGTGAGTGGCACCATGTCGCCGCAGGACTCAGCGACGAGGGAATGGTTTTGTACATCGATGGCGTGCGCGCGGCGCAGCGCGCAGATGTCACGACGGCTCAGGGCTACAACGGTTATTGGCGCGTAGGTGGCGACTCGTCGTGGTCGGGCAGCGATCGCTTCGCGGGCGACATCGATGAGGTGGCCGTGTATGCGGAACCGCTGAGCAGATCACAGGTCGCTGCCCACGTCGCAGCGTCCGGACGAACGGTGGAGTCAGCCGACCCGCCGGGTGACGCCTATGGCGCGAGCGTCTTTGATCTCAATCCGGCGCTTTACTGGCGATTTGGGGAGGCCAGTGGTGATACCGCTGCCGACTCCTCGGGTTACGGCCAGGACGGCTCCTACATCGGCGATGTCTCGCATGGAGCTACAGGTGCTCTCGATGGCGTGGCGGACACCGCAGCGCAGTTCGACGGCGGTCAGGTGATCAGCCAGAACTCCTACTCGAACCCGCGGTCGTACTCGCTCGAGGCATGGTTCAAGACCTCTACCTCGACCGGCGGCAAGATCATCGGATTCGGAAGCAGCGCGACGGGCACTTCGTCGAACTATGACCGCCATGTCTATATGACCGACACCGGACAGCTCGTCTACGGCGTGTGGCCGGGCGCGGAGCGGAAGATCGAGACGTCTTCCTCGTACAACGACGACCGATGGCACCACGTCGTCGCTACTCAGGGCGCCGGTGGCATGGTCCTGTATGTCGACGGCGAGGTCGTGGGATCAGATCCCGAGCCCGGCGCCCAGGAGTACACCGGGTACTGGCACGTCGGAGGCGACCACACCTGGGGGCCGGGCGACGACGAGTTCGACGGCGTGATCGACGAGGTCGCGGTTTACCTTGTGCCGATCCCAGCGGAGGACATCTCAGCGCACTACGCGCTGGGAAGCACAGGCCTGCCGCCGAACATCAGCCCGACGGCGAGGTTCGCCGCATCCACCGCGCAGCTGACGGTGTCCGTGGATGGGGCCGCGTCCAGCGATGAGGACGGTGAGATATCTGAGTACCGCTGGGACTGGGGAGACGGCAGTCCGGCGAGTGACGGCATCGACGCGACTCACACGTACACGGACGGCGGGAGCTACATGGTGACCTTGACCGTCACCGACGATCGTGGAGCGACGTCAACGATGTCGGAGGTCGTGCAAGTAGCGCCGAATCAAGCACCCGTGGCGTCGTTCACGACCTCGGTCGACGGGCTGATTGCTGAGTTCGACGCTTCATCCAGCATCGACTCCGACGGAGTCATAGAAGTGTTCGCATGGGACTGGGGCGATGGCACCTCAGAAGTAGGCGTGGAGACGACGGGGCACACCTACGCCGAGGATGGCACCTATACGGTAACTCTGACCGTTACGGATGACAGCGGGGAGACGGCGACCAGCAGCGCCCCGGTGATGGTCGCTGCTCCCACCGGCGCTTCCACCTACGCTCGCGATGACTTCAACCGGGTCGAGGCGACCGGGTTCGGATCGGCGGAGGAGGGAGGGGGGTGGACGCTGACGAACAGTTCTTCGAACTATCTCGTGGATGGCGACTTCGGTGTGATTCTGCAGCCCGCGCAGGGCTCGCTGCGAAACGCCTATCTCCCCTCGGTGAGTTCGACGGATACAGCGGTGGAGGTCGACATCTCGTTCCCGGAGCTCCCTGAGGGAGGGAGCGCCTACTCAACTGTGGCCACGAGGCGCGCTGGCAGCGACGAATACCGTGCTCGAGCAATCGTGTCCCCAGCGGGTGACGTCACCGTGCAGCTGCAGGCGACGGGAACGGTTCTCAGCAATGTCCCGAACGTGGCGAAAGTTGAAGCTGGAGATCAACTTCGAATGAGAGCTGAGGCGACAGGTACGTCACCCACTGAGCTTCGAGTCAAAGTCTGGAAGGTCGGTACAGCCGAACCAGCGGAATGGACAGCTACCGCTGTCAATTCCATTGCTGCGTTGCAGACAGGCGGCTACGTGGGGCTAGGCGTATATCTCAGCGGGAGCGCCACCAATTTCCCATTGCGGACTCAGTTCGACAACTTCTGGGCTGGATCGACCGAGAGCGAAGCAGAACCTTTGGAGAATCAGGATCCGGTGGCGGTGTTCTCGGCGGAGGCGTCGGGTCTGGAGGTCGCGGTGGATGCGTCGGGGTCGGGTGATCCGGATGGGGCGATTGCCTCGTATGCCTGGGACTTCGGTGATGGTGCGACGGGGGCGGGGTCGTCTGCAGTGCACGAGTATGCGGATGCCGGCAGCTATGAGGTGACGTTGACGGTGACGGATGATGACGGTGCGGTGGGTTCGTCGACGGAGTCGGTCGAGGTGTCCGAGCCTGCCGGGCCGGAGAATCAGGATCCGGTGGCGGTGTTCTCGGCGGAGGCGTCGGGTCTGGAGGTCGCGGTGGATGCGTCGGGGTCGGGTGATCCGGATGGGGCGATTGCCTCGTATGCCTGGGACTTCGGTGATGGTGCGACGGGGGCGGGGTCGTCTGCAGTGCACGAGTATGCGGATGCCGGCAGCTATGAGGTGACGTTGACCGTGACCGACGATCTCGGTGCGACGGCGACGACTACTGATGAGGTGACAGTATCCATTGACGCTGAAGCGGGACAGGTGGTGCAGGATGACTTCCAAAGAGCCGACGGGTTGCTGGGAACAGCGCCTCTGGGCGGCACCTGGACACAGACCAGCGGTTCCTCGAACGTCGGCATCGAAGACGGCAGAGCGAAGTTCAGCTCGCAGAATGCCAGCCAGCTTCGATCAGCGGCGCTGACGGAGGCAACGACGGACAACACGGACCTGACGTTCTCGTTCGCCGTCTCCGACGAGATTACTAATGGACGAATGTATGTTTCGGCACTCGGCAGAGTTGTCGACGGCAACGATTATCGAGCACGATGGGTAATCCAGGACGACGGGAATGTTCAAGCGCAGCTCTCCCAGCGGAACGACGTGATGGATTGGGAGAATATACAGGGGCTCACCGTTCAGCCGAACACCACCTATCACGTCAGACTGCAAGTTTTCGGCGTCGAGGAGACGACAGTGCGGAGCAAGATCTGGGAAGACGGTTCCGCTGAGCCCACTGATTGGCAGTTGACAACGACAGATTCCACGCCTGAGCTTCAGGGGGCTGGCCACATGGGCATTGCAACGTACGCGGGCGGTGGCTTCTCCCCCCTGCCCTGCAGCATCTTTGTCGACGATTTTGCCGCTACGGAGGTAACCCCTTGA
- a CDS encoding acyltransferase produces MVEQRAVATESVPVEKSSSGVFEGLQALRFVAALLVLVTHSTFYTSTRLDPNVSTWEAGTAGVDIFFVISGFVMMITAGPFMRVPHGWRYFAMRRIVRIVPMYWIATTAKIVALLILPGVALRSSLDPQHVLFSYLFLPSCNDVGAVEPVMGVGWTLTFEMFFYAVFAIALLLRVTPLLFVGSVMVALTIWGQLSPEGTSPWAVYLDPVTLYFVVGVVVAVLVRKGLTRWLVALSVACLCVAGVLALAGEMDWSRSAPFRFFVIVGLVAITVLAEPLLRRALPKQLLFFGDASYSIYLFHPLVAPMVPIALAILGVPVVWLSVVGAIVWALVVTSVIYALVERRLVRLGRRLPYAGRIPEG; encoded by the coding sequence ATGGTTGAACAGCGAGCGGTCGCTACCGAATCTGTGCCCGTCGAGAAGTCATCATCGGGTGTTTTCGAAGGGTTGCAGGCTCTCCGTTTCGTAGCCGCTCTGTTAGTTCTGGTCACCCATTCAACGTTCTACACGTCGACCCGGCTGGATCCGAATGTTTCGACATGGGAGGCCGGTACTGCCGGTGTGGATATATTTTTCGTTATCTCGGGGTTCGTGATGATGATAACGGCTGGCCCGTTCATGAGGGTGCCGCATGGCTGGCGATATTTTGCGATGCGACGCATCGTGCGAATCGTTCCGATGTACTGGATCGCAACCACCGCGAAGATCGTAGCGCTATTGATACTGCCTGGCGTCGCATTGAGGTCGTCGCTCGATCCTCAGCACGTCTTGTTCTCTTACCTCTTTTTGCCTTCGTGCAACGATGTCGGAGCTGTCGAGCCGGTGATGGGCGTTGGGTGGACGCTGACCTTCGAGATGTTCTTCTATGCGGTATTTGCAATCGCACTCTTGCTTCGAGTGACCCCCCTCCTCTTTGTTGGTAGCGTTATGGTCGCTCTCACCATTTGGGGGCAATTGAGTCCCGAAGGTACGTCGCCCTGGGCTGTGTATCTGGACCCAGTGACCCTGTACTTTGTTGTCGGTGTGGTGGTTGCTGTGCTTGTGCGTAAGGGGTTGACTCGCTGGTTGGTGGCTCTGTCGGTGGCCTGCCTCTGCGTGGCAGGAGTACTGGCGCTTGCGGGGGAGATGGATTGGTCTCGCTCGGCACCTTTTAGATTCTTCGTCATCGTGGGGTTGGTTGCCATCACGGTCTTGGCGGAACCATTGCTTCGGCGGGCGCTTCCAAAGCAGCTTTTGTTCTTTGGAGATGCATCGTACTCGATATATCTGTTCCACCCTTTAGTCGCCCCTATGGTGCCCATCGCGCTGGCGATACTCGGGGTGCCGGTGGTGTGGCTCAGTGTGGTCGGAGCCATCGTGTGGGCGCTGGTCGTGACCTCCGTAATCTACGCTCTCGTGGAGCGACGGCTTGTTCGGCTCGGCCGACGGCTGCCGTATGCAGGGCGGATCCCTGAGGGATGA
- a CDS encoding DUF1972 domain-containing protein yields the protein MSHNSDIQGSCGDRLSIAMMGTRGVPAAYGGFETAVEEVGRRLVERGHDVSVYTRRAGIRRREHLGMRVVTLPAIPQKQLETLSHTGVSALHLITRRRTDAAFVFNAANSPFLPLLHGRGIPTALHMDGLEWRRSKWGRRGTAYYRWAEEFGVRHGDALIADAPGISDYYRDQFGVRTELIRYGAPILERAPESGVRDLGLEPGDYHLVVARFEPENHVLEIVEGYRRSSASLPLVVVGSAPYSAEYTRAIRSAADGDPRIRLLGGVYDPGLLDALYFHALTYVHGHCVGGTNPSLLRAIGAGTPVIAYDVGFNREVLDDEGWFFSGADDIADLFRLTESAPAAVAAQGHTNRVRAASVFRWDDVASAYEDLARRLAGGESIRHESPRLRRREEEWVG from the coding sequence ATGTCACACAATTCGGACATTCAGGGGTCCTGTGGTGATCGGCTCTCGATCGCCATGATGGGGACGAGAGGCGTACCCGCCGCCTACGGGGGGTTCGAGACGGCCGTCGAGGAGGTCGGGCGGCGGCTGGTCGAGCGCGGCCACGACGTCTCGGTGTACACCCGCAGAGCAGGGATACGCCGGCGGGAGCATCTCGGCATGCGCGTCGTGACCCTGCCGGCGATCCCGCAGAAGCAGCTCGAGACCCTCAGCCACACCGGCGTCTCGGCCCTCCACCTGATCACTCGGCGGCGCACGGATGCGGCGTTCGTGTTCAACGCGGCCAACTCCCCGTTCCTGCCGCTGCTGCACGGGCGCGGCATCCCCACCGCGCTGCACATGGACGGACTGGAGTGGCGCCGCTCGAAGTGGGGCCGACGCGGCACGGCGTACTACCGCTGGGCGGAGGAGTTCGGCGTGCGCCACGGGGATGCGCTGATCGCCGACGCCCCCGGCATCTCCGACTACTACCGCGATCAGTTCGGGGTGCGCACGGAGCTGATCCGCTACGGCGCCCCGATCCTCGAGCGGGCCCCGGAGTCCGGGGTGCGCGACCTCGGCCTGGAGCCCGGCGACTACCACCTGGTCGTCGCCCGCTTCGAGCCGGAGAACCATGTGCTGGAGATCGTGGAGGGCTATCGCCGCAGCTCCGCGTCCCTGCCGCTGGTGGTGGTCGGCTCCGCGCCGTACAGCGCCGAGTACACGCGAGCGATCCGCAGCGCGGCCGACGGGGATCCCCGTATCCGGCTCCTGGGTGGGGTCTACGACCCGGGGCTCCTCGACGCGCTGTACTTCCACGCCCTGACCTACGTGCACGGCCACTGCGTGGGCGGCACGAACCCGTCGTTGCTGCGCGCCATCGGGGCGGGGACCCCGGTGATCGCCTACGACGTGGGGTTCAACCGCGAGGTGCTGGACGACGAGGGCTGGTTCTTCTCGGGGGCCGACGACATCGCCGACCTGTTCCGCCTCACGGAATCCGCACCGGCCGCGGTCGCCGCCCAGGGGCACACGAATCGTGTGCGGGCGGCCTCGGTGTTCCGCTGGGACGACGTCGCGAGCGCGTACGAGGACCTGGCGCGGCGGCTCGCCGGCGGCGAGTCGATCCGGCACGAGTCGCCGCGGCTGCGGCGCCGCGAGGAGGAGTGGGTCGGATGA
- a CDS encoding glycosyltransferase family 4 protein produces MSTPTSTPGTSTPGSSTAEMSAEERTVLVVHPGAELFGSDRMLLESVIGLREARCTVIVALPSDGPLVPELQRAGAQVVITSMLVLRKALLRPRGWPTLLRSSLTGMVSAWRLLGRVRPDAVYVSTIIIPQWPLLARVRGTRSISHVHEAEAAGSRLVNAALYLPHLASTRTLVNSEFSLRTIRDALAPLARRAEVIYNGVASPEDPQPPRAELTGPLRILYLGRLSPRKGPDLVLEAASRLQDAGRSVAVTLLGTAFEGYGWYEGQLREQAAISGVDVEFAGFQSDIWPFLAETDVLVVPSRMAEPFGNTAVEGVLALRPVIASDCGGLREAAGGYSTTRLTPVEDAAELMHALSAIANGWAEIIDTVSDSRAAAMGRHAPATYRAAIALAVIE; encoded by the coding sequence ATGAGCACCCCGACGAGCACTCCCGGGACGAGCACTCCCGGGTCGAGCACCGCCGAGATGAGCGCTGAGGAGAGGACCGTCCTGGTCGTCCATCCGGGGGCCGAGCTGTTCGGCTCCGACCGGATGCTCCTGGAGAGCGTCATCGGGCTGCGGGAGGCACGGTGCACCGTGATCGTGGCCCTGCCCTCCGACGGGCCCCTGGTCCCTGAACTGCAGCGCGCCGGCGCCCAGGTGGTGATCACCTCGATGCTCGTGCTGCGCAAAGCCCTGCTGCGGCCCCGCGGATGGCCGACGCTGCTGCGCTCGTCGCTGACGGGGATGGTGAGCGCCTGGCGGCTGCTGGGACGGGTGCGCCCGGACGCCGTGTACGTCTCGACGATCATCATCCCCCAGTGGCCGCTGCTCGCCCGGGTGCGCGGCACGCGCTCGATCAGCCACGTGCACGAGGCCGAGGCAGCCGGCAGCAGGCTGGTCAACGCCGCGCTGTACCTTCCGCATCTGGCGTCGACCCGGACCCTGGTCAACAGCGAGTTCAGCCTGCGGACGATCCGCGACGCCCTGGCTCCGCTGGCCCGACGCGCCGAGGTGATCTACAACGGCGTCGCCTCCCCCGAGGACCCGCAGCCGCCGCGGGCGGAGCTCACGGGTCCGCTGCGGATCCTGTACCTCGGGCGGCTCTCGCCGCGCAAGGGCCCGGACCTGGTGCTCGAGGCCGCCTCGCGGTTGCAGGACGCTGGTCGGTCCGTGGCGGTCACCCTGCTGGGCACCGCGTTCGAGGGGTACGGGTGGTACGAGGGGCAGCTGCGGGAGCAGGCGGCGATCAGCGGGGTCGACGTCGAGTTCGCGGGGTTCCAGAGCGACATCTGGCCGTTCCTCGCGGAGACGGACGTGCTGGTGGTGCCGTCGCGCATGGCCGAGCCCTTCGGCAACACCGCCGTCGAGGGCGTGCTCGCATTGCGGCCTGTGATCGCCAGCGACTGCGGTGGGCTGCGGGAGGCGGCCGGTGGGTACAGCACGACACGCCTGACGCCCGTCGAAGACGCTGCCGAACTCATGCACGCATTGTCCGCGATCGCGAACGGGTGGGCAGAGATCATCGATACCGTCTCGGACAGTCGTGCGGCCGCCATGGGCCGACACGCACCGGCCACCTATCGCGCTGCGATCGCCCTGGCCGTGATCGAATAA
- a CDS encoding CDP-alcohol phosphatidyltransferase family protein, giving the protein MAVPPSLPVGVVVWLMLAIGYAWDSADGQVARLRGGGSLVGEWLDHIIDSAKIVSLHVAVVVGVYRYVEPLEVTWLLVPLAFAVVATVTFFGMILNDLLRARLGVGQSTQAGGSSPLRAIAGIPTDYGTLCFVFVFWGWVPGFMVSYTLLALAAVLYLAAALAVWFRKMSALSGVQA; this is encoded by the coding sequence GTGGCGGTGCCGCCATCGTTGCCGGTGGGGGTCGTCGTCTGGCTCATGCTGGCCATCGGGTACGCATGGGACAGCGCTGATGGTCAAGTTGCCCGTCTACGTGGCGGTGGTTCGCTCGTCGGTGAGTGGCTCGATCACATCATCGATTCGGCAAAGATTGTCTCGTTGCATGTCGCCGTGGTCGTCGGCGTGTACCGCTACGTTGAGCCGCTCGAGGTGACGTGGCTGCTTGTGCCTCTGGCTTTTGCTGTCGTTGCTACTGTCACATTCTTCGGAATGATTCTCAATGACCTCCTGCGTGCTCGACTCGGAGTCGGACAGTCGACACAGGCGGGAGGCTCTTCCCCGCTGCGCGCAATAGCAGGAATTCCAACGGACTACGGAACTTTGTGCTTTGTGTTCGTGTTCTGGGGATGGGTGCCCGGTTTCATGGTTTCGTATACACTGCTCGCTCTTGCCGCCGTCTTGTATTTAGCTGCGGCGCTGGCCGTATGGTTCCGGAAGATGAGTGCTCTCAGCGGCGTCCAAGCCTGA
- a CDS encoding cell wall metabolism sensor histidine kinase WalK — translation MSARESRRQQTRPPGRSWTVRTRVLTTMLAFMVVGLAVTGILTYAVQFRSLEDRVHGELLQEYQELKLIAESTEDDGSFTHTTVDAVLKAATESAAPSDNESVIALIDGLPAHKPRSQDFELVPDDSARSQQVLEQIMAVHEPGRTVTTTMTLGDRELRVLVASVQVAGDDAEGVFVVANNIGVEKQALWQSVATFAGLSVITLLIAGWVGYVVTGRLLKPLGALRSATEQVTVDDLAHRIPVPAANDDISALATNFNRMLERIQIGFAEQRRFMSDVGHELRTPLTIVRGTLETTDLEDPADVREAHEIATDELDRMGRVVGDLSELAASARPDYVRPAPLQMQEFARSAFARIERIAERDWELVRAADVVADADDQRLTQAVVQLAANAVRYSDEGSRICFSVDQVLGPDGPEIHVGVRDEGVGIAEDDQRRIFERFTRVDGARGAGSGLGLPIVRAIAEGHGGVVRLLSAPGRGSTFTLVFPQFTRRTGAEVDTEDGPGTRDAAGPRDGRTIDQREPVGSPRTTTRSS, via the coding sequence ATGAGCGCACGGGAGAGCAGGCGGCAGCAGACGCGCCCCCCGGGACGCAGCTGGACCGTCCGCACGCGCGTGCTGACGACGATGCTCGCCTTCATGGTCGTGGGCCTGGCCGTGACCGGGATCCTCACCTATGCGGTGCAGTTCCGCTCCTTGGAGGACCGCGTCCACGGGGAGCTGCTGCAGGAGTACCAGGAGCTGAAGCTCATCGCGGAGTCCACGGAGGACGACGGCAGCTTCACGCACACCACGGTCGACGCGGTGCTGAAGGCCGCGACCGAGTCCGCCGCCCCCTCGGACAACGAGTCCGTGATCGCGCTGATCGACGGACTGCCCGCGCACAAGCCCCGCAGCCAGGACTTCGAGCTGGTGCCCGACGACTCCGCCCGGTCCCAGCAGGTCCTGGAGCAGATCATGGCGGTGCACGAGCCGGGCAGGACGGTGACCACCACGATGACCCTCGGCGACCGCGAGCTGCGGGTGCTGGTGGCCTCGGTGCAGGTCGCCGGGGACGATGCCGAGGGCGTCTTCGTGGTCGCCAACAACATCGGTGTCGAGAAGCAGGCCCTGTGGCAGTCCGTGGCCACCTTCGCCGGCCTCTCCGTCATCACTCTGCTGATCGCCGGCTGGGTGGGGTACGTGGTCACCGGGCGGCTGCTCAAGCCGCTGGGGGCACTGCGCTCGGCCACAGAGCAGGTCACCGTCGACGACCTCGCGCACCGCATCCCCGTGCCCGCCGCCAACGACGACATCTCCGCCCTGGCCACCAACTTCAACCGGATGCTGGAGCGGATCCAGATCGGCTTCGCCGAGCAGCGCCGCTTCATGAGCGATGTCGGCCACGAGCTGCGCACCCCGCTGACCATCGTGCGCGGCACTCTGGAGACGACCGACCTCGAGGATCCCGCCGACGTGCGCGAGGCGCACGAGATCGCGACCGACGAGCTGGACCGGATGGGTCGCGTCGTCGGCGACCTCTCCGAACTGGCAGCGTCGGCCCGCCCCGACTACGTGCGCCCCGCCCCGCTGCAGATGCAGGAGTTCGCCCGCTCCGCCTTCGCCCGGATCGAGCGGATCGCCGAGCGCGACTGGGAATTGGTCCGCGCGGCCGACGTCGTCGCCGACGCCGACGACCAGCGCCTCACCCAGGCCGTCGTGCAGCTCGCCGCCAACGCCGTGCGCTACAGCGACGAGGGCAGTCGCATCTGCTTCTCGGTGGACCAGGTGCTGGGCCCCGACGGCCCCGAGATCCACGTCGGCGTGCGGGACGAGGGTGTCGGCATCGCCGAGGACGACCAGCGCCGCATCTTCGAGCGCTTCACCCGCGTCGACGGCGCCCGCGGCGCGGGATCCGGGCTCGGTCTGCCGATCGTGCGGGCGATCGCCGAGGGACACGGCGGGGTGGTCCGCCTGCTGTCGGCTCCTGGGCGAGGTTCCACCTTCACGCTCGTCTTCCCGCAGTTCACGCGGAGGACGGGTGCCGAGGTCGACACGGAGGACGGGCCCGGCACCCGGGACGCCGCCGGGCCCCGCGACGGTCGCACCATTGATCAGAGGGAGCCGGTCGGCTCCCCGCGCACGACGACGAGGAGCAGTTGA